One window of the Rosa rugosa chromosome 3, drRosRugo1.1, whole genome shotgun sequence genome contains the following:
- the LOC133737420 gene encoding uncharacterized protein LOC133737420 translates to MEEILNFCNHILGACRELLEVLQIYRRASGQLVNFAKISVGFSKNVSEEMKEEISGTLGVEVVASHEKYLGLPTYVGRKKTSTFHYIKERLAKKLSAWQGKLFSGAGKDILIRVVAQALPTYAMSVFQLTKSFCDDLEQMCAKFWWGSCSLKNSLGNVSLGRGLLGLHASFWLGDVCTGVPTCSR, encoded by the coding sequence ATGGAggaaattttgaacttctgcAACCACATCCTGGGGGCTTGTCGAGAGCTATTGGAAGTGCTGCAGATTTATAGGCGAGCTTCGGGGCAATTGGTTAATTTTGCCAAAATCTCGGTGGGGTTTAGTAAGAATGTATCTGAGGAGATGAAGGAGGAGATCTCTGGTACTTTGGGTGTAGAGGTTGTTGCCTCACATGAGAAGTATCTTGGGTTACCAACTTACGTGGGGCGCAAGAAAACTTCAACTTTTCATTATATCAAGGAAAGGTTGGCTAAGAAATTGTCTGCTTGGCAAGGGAAGCTGTTTAGTGGAGCAGGGAAAGACATTTTGATACGTGTAGTGGCCCAGGCACTTCCTACGTACGCTATGAGTGTCTTTCAGTTGACTAAGAGTTTCTGTGATGATTTGGAACAAATGTGTGCAAAATTTTGGTGGGGTAGCTGTTCGCTCAAAAATAGTCTCGGCAACGTGTCACTCGGCCGAGGTCTTCTTGGCTTACACGCGTCCTTCTGGCTTGGTGACGTGTGCACGGGCGTGCCAACTTGCAGCCGgtag